Part of the Haematospirillum jordaniae genome is shown below.
TACAGGACTAGGGTTATTCACGGCATTCATGTGTATCAAGCCAAAGATGAAGCGGATGAAGCCGCATTGGGAGGAACAGCCGTCGGCCGCACAAAGCGCGCTAGGACTTCGGAACGGGGACCCATCATTTCAACAGTGCCACCTCGCAATACCAACACCTTGTCCACCACTTGGAGGACAGATGGCTTGTGCGTGATAATAACCACAGTTTGGCCGGCCTGCTTCATAACCTGAATGGCAGCCATAAGAGCGGCCTCTCCATCATTATCCAAGCTGGCATTGGGTTCATCCATCACGACAAAAGAAGGATTGTTATACAGGGCGCGGGCCAAGGCAATTCTCTGCCGTTGCCCTCCAGAAAGAGCCATGCCACCGGTCCCGACAGGGGTGTCATACCCCTCCGGCAGTTTCTGGATCATTTCGTGAACACCCGCACGCGTTGCCGCCTCGATCACACGACCGGAATCAATCTCTCCAAAACGAGCAATATTCTCAGCTACAGAGCCATCAAATAATTCAACGTCTTGCGGCAAATACCCCAGATGTGGCCCAAGCGCTTCTTGGTCCCACGTACGAATATCATTGCCATCCAGACGGACTGTTCCCTGCTGGGCCTGCCACACACCAACCAACACGCGGGCCAATGTTGACTTTCCAGCTGCCGATGGCCCAATCACCCCCAATACATCACCGGGATCAAGATCAAAGGAGACGCCACGGAGAACCGGCTGGCTTGCCCCCGGTGGCACCACAAATACTCCCTGCAGAGACACCCGGCCATCAGGACGAGGAAGAGCCATACGTTCCTTGTCTTCGGGGGTAGAGCGCAACAAGGTCTGAACACGGTCAAAGGCCGATCTTGCGTTCAGGAACCCTTTCCAGTTGGCTACCGCCAGCTCGACGGGCGACAGGGCACGCCCCATAATAATCGAGGCCGCAATCATCATGCCGGGACTGATTTCATTCTGGATAGCCAACCATGCTCCAACGCCTAGGATCGCAGTCTGCAGCGCAAGACGAAAAGCCTTTGATACAGCAAGAAGAGCCGATGCAGCATCGGATGCACGGGCTTGGCAGGACAAGACACCACGGTGCTTGACCAACCAACGATCCAGGAGCGGGCCAAGCATACCCATTGCCTGTAGCACTTCGGCGTTGCGTAACGACCCGGAGACAAAGCGACTAGCCGCAATCGACTGTGCAGAAGCATCCTTGAGAGGTGTTCTGGTAACCAGATTATT
Proteins encoded:
- a CDS encoding type I secretion system permease/ATPase, with protein sequence MDFSARLPFSGGKAPATDLDKALRSARGGFYATAGFSFFINLLLFVSPIYMLQVYDRVLSSRSTPTLVMITLAALFALVVMAVLEAIRSRVLVRTGLQIDRALNRRVFAAVFRHTVRHPEGSQSQALRDIDSLREFLTGPGLLAFCDAPWVPLFLGLCFVMHPMIGLVALVGAIVIFGLALANNLVTRTPLKDASAQSIAASRFVSGSLRNAEVLQAMGMLGPLLDRWLVKHRGVLSCQARASDAASALLAVSKAFRLALQTAILGVGAWLAIQNEISPGMMIAASIIMGRALSPVELAVANWKGFLNARSAFDRVQTLLRSTPEDKERMALPRPDGRVSLQGVFVVPPGASQPVLRGVSFDLDPGDVLGVIGPSAAGKSTLARVLVGVWQAQQGTVRLDGNDIRTWDQEALGPHLGYLPQDVELFDGSVAENIARFGEIDSGRVIEAATRAGVHEMIQKLPEGYDTPVGTGGMALSGGQRQRIALARALYNNPSFVVMDEPNASLDNDGEAALMAAIQVMKQAGQTVVIITHKPSVLQVVDKVLVLRGGTVEMMGPRSEVLARFVRPTAVPPNAASSASSLA